In Calditrichota bacterium, the following are encoded in one genomic region:
- the rlmB gene encoding 23S rRNA (guanosine(2251)-2'-O)-methyltransferase RlmB yields the protein MELIEGRICVEAALAARQRRVRLIVVREGIHPKRVATLLQMAEEQGVPVKFAPAAEIDAMAHGKTHGGVIALATPKPPVPLEELVERLAHQAHAPALLLLDGVDDSQNLGFTIRSAEALGIDAVLLKKHVWDFDATAVSRASSGAFERMPLAIVGQVEGEIPQLKRVGLRLWGCVASARRVIYEVDLTGPVIMAIGGEKRGLSAAVRRQCDGMVRIPIAGNVGSLALSHAAAIVMAEVMRQRLRKESPERL from the coding sequence TTGGAGCTGATTGAGGGGCGCATTTGCGTGGAGGCGGCGCTGGCGGCGCGGCAGCGGCGGGTGCGCCTGATCGTCGTGCGCGAGGGAATTCACCCCAAGCGGGTGGCAACACTTCTCCAGATGGCCGAGGAGCAAGGGGTGCCGGTCAAATTCGCTCCGGCGGCGGAAATCGATGCCATGGCCCACGGCAAGACGCACGGCGGGGTCATTGCCTTGGCGACGCCCAAGCCGCCTGTGCCCCTTGAGGAGCTGGTCGAGCGCCTCGCGCACCAGGCACACGCGCCGGCACTGCTCCTCCTCGATGGCGTGGACGACAGCCAGAACCTCGGCTTCACGATCCGCTCGGCAGAAGCCTTAGGCATTGATGCCGTCCTTCTGAAAAAGCACGTCTGGGACTTTGACGCTACGGCGGTGTCGCGCGCTTCCTCCGGGGCGTTCGAGCGCATGCCGCTGGCGATAGTCGGCCAGGTGGAAGGCGAAATTCCGCAGCTCAAAAGGGTCGGCCTGCGCTTGTGGGGGTGCGTGGCCAGCGCGCGGCGGGTTATCTACGAGGTGGATTTGACCGGGCCGGTGATCATGGCCATCGGCGGAGAGAAGCGTGGTCTGTCAGCGGCAGTGCGACGGCAGTGCGACGGCATGGTGCGCATCCCCATCGCCGGCAACGTGGGTTCCTTGGCGCTCAGCCACGCTGCGGCGATTGTCATGGCCGAAGTCATGCGGCAGCGGCTGCGCAAGGAATCCCCGGAGCGCCTTTAG